In one Oncorhynchus nerka isolate Pitt River unplaced genomic scaffold, Oner_Uvic_2.0 unplaced_scaffold_772, whole genome shotgun sequence genomic region, the following are encoded:
- the LOC135571095 gene encoding stonustoxin subunit beta-like, whose amino-acid sequence SRCLVTEEGCASLVSALRSNPSHLRELDLSYNHPGDSGVRLLSAGLEDPHCRLEKLNVEHGGEYTMKPGLRKYVCDLTLDLNTVNRLLSLSEGNRKVTCRREEQPYPDHPERFEDCKQVLCREGLTGCCYWEVEWSGRADIGVTYKGINRRGRGIDCWLGYNDKSWSLICSDNSYSAWHNNNRTLIDVHPSSSHRVGVYLDWPAGTLSFYRASSDTLTHLITFTSTFTEPLYPGIGFDYDSSVSL is encoded by the exons tcacgctgtctagtcacagaggaaggctgtgcttctctggtctcagctctgaggtcaaacccctcacacctgagagagctggatctgagctacaatcacccaggagactcaggagtcagactgctctctgctggactggaggatccccactgcagactggagaaactcaa tgtggaacatggtggagagtacacaatgaaacctggacttagaaaat atgtctgtgatctcacactggacctaaacacagtaaacagactcctctctctgtctgaggggaacagaaaggtgacatgtaggagagaggaacagccgtatcctgatcacccagagagatttgaagACTGTaaacaggtgctgtgtagagagggtctgactgggtgctgtTACTGGGAGGTCGAGTGGAGTGGGAGGGCAgatataggagtgacatataaaggaatcaacAGGAGAGGAAGGGGTATCGACTGTTGGCTTGgatacaatgacaagtcctggagtctgaTCTGCTCTGACAACAGTTACTCTGCCTGGCACAATAATAATCGGACTCTCATTGACGTCcacccctccagctcccacagagtaggagtgtatctggactggccagccggcactctgtccttctatagagcctcctctgacacactgacccacctgatcacattcacctccacattcactgagcccctctatccagggatTGGGTTTGATTATGACTCCTCAGTGTCCCTGTAA